Proteins encoded in a region of the Procambarus clarkii isolate CNS0578487 chromosome 28, FALCON_Pclarkii_2.0, whole genome shotgun sequence genome:
- the LOC123748885 gene encoding uncharacterized protein has product MYAETYKILLAKSCNNYCLLSHVFPAQESPRVQLGREDDLPQDGTGHDRRPRVFTANCVVRARVTVGAGVTDPSVTDGVTDPSVTVGVTDPSVTVGVTDPSVTVRVTDPSVTVGVTDPSVRDGVTDPSVTVGVTDPSVTVDVTDPSVTDCVTDPSVTVGVSDPSVTVGAGVTDPSVTVGVTDPSVTVGVTDPSVTVGVTDPSVTDGAGVTDPSVTVGVTDQSVTDDGAGVTDPSVTVGVTDLSVTVGVTDPSVTVGVTDPSVTVGVTDPSVTVGVTDPSVTVGVTDPSVTVGVTDPSVTVGVTDPSVTVGVTDPSVTVGVTDPSVTVGVTDPSVTVGVTDPSVTVGVTDPSVTVGVTDPSVTVGVTDPSVTVGVTDPSVTVGVTDPSVTVGVSDPSVTVGVTDPSVTVGVSDPSVTVGVSDPSVTVGVTDPSVTVGVTDPSVTVGVTDPSVTVGVTDPSVTVGVTDPSVTVGVTDPSVTVGVTDPSVTVGVTDPSVTVGVTDPSVTVGVTDPSVTVGVTDPSVTVGVTDPSVTVGVTDPSVTVGVSDPSVTVGVTDPSVTVGVTDPSVTDGAGVTDPSVTAGAGVTSYRDQGATWRPNYS; this is encoded by the exons ATGTACGCCGAGACTTACAAAATCTTGCTTGCAAAATCTTGCAATAACTACTGCCTCCTATCCCACGTGTTCCCTGCCCAGGAGTCGCCAAGAGTCCAGCTCG GACGAGAGGATGACCTTCCACAAGACGGGACGGGACACGACCGTCGCCCGCGAGTGTTCACCGCCAACTGTGTAGTTAGAGCCAG GGTAACAgttggtgctggtgttactgACCCCAGTGTTACAGATGGTGTTACTGACCCCAGTGTTACAGTTGGTGTTACTGACCCCAGTGTTACAGTTGGTGTTACTGACCCCAGTGTTACAGTTCGTGTTACTGACCCCAGTGTTACAGTTGGTGTTACTGACCCCAGTGTTAGAGATGGTGTTACTGACCCCAGTGTTACAGTTGGTGTTACTGACCCCAGTGTTACAGTTGATGTTACTGACCCCAGTGTTACAGATTGTGTTACTGATCCCAGTGTTACAGTTGGTGTTTCTGACCCCAGTGTTACAgttggtgctggtgttactgACCCCAGTGTTACAGTTGGTGTTACTGACCCCAGTGTTACAGTTGGTGTTACTGACCCCAGTGTTACAGTTGGTGTTACTGACCCCAgtgttacagatggtgctggtgtTACTGACCCCAGTGTTACAGTTGGTGTTACTGACCAAAgtgttacagatg atggtgctggtgtTACTGACCCCAGTGTTACAGTTGGTGTTACTGACCTCAGTGTTACAGTTGGTGTTACTGACCCCAGTGTTACAGTTGGTGTTACTGACCCCAGTGTTACAGTTGGTGTTACTGACCCCAGTGTTACAGTTGGTGTTACTGACCCCAGTGTTACAGTTGGTGTTACTGACCCCAGTGTTACAGTTGGTGTTACTGACCCCAGTGTTACAGTTGGTGTTACTGACCCCAGTGTTACAGTTGGTGTTACTGACCCCAGTGTTACAGTTGGTGTTACTGACCCCAGTGTTACAGTTGGTGTTACTGACCCCAGTGTTACAGTTGGTGTTACTGACCCCAGTGTTACAGTTGGTGTTACTGACCCCAGTGTTACAGTTGGTGTTACTGACCCCAGTGTTACAGTTGGTGTTACTGACCCCAGTGTTACAGTTGGTGTTACTGACCCCAGTGTTACAGTTGGTGTTACTGACCCCAGTGTTACAGTTGGTGTTAGTGACCCCAGTGTTACAGTTGGTGTTACTGACCCCAGTGTTACAGTTGGTGTTAGTGACCCCAGTGTTACAGTTGGTGTTAGTGACCCCAGTGTTACAGTTGGTGTTACTGACCCCAGTGTTACAGTTGGTGTTACTGACCCCAGTGTTACAGTTGGTGTTACTGACCCCAGTGTTACAGTTGGTGTTACTGACCCCAGTGTTACAGTTGGTGTTACTGACCCCAGTGTTACAGTTGGTGTTACTGACCCCAGTGTTACAGTTGGTGTTACTGACCCCAGTGTTACAGTTGGTGTTACTGACCCCAGTGTTACAGTTGGTGTTACTGACCCCAGTGTTACAGTTGGTGTTACTGACCCCAGTGTTACAGTTGGTGTTACTGACCCAAGTGTTACAGTTGGTGTTACTGACCCCAGTGTTACAGTTGGTGTTACTGACCCCAGTGTTACAGTTGGTGTTAGTGACCCCAGTGTTACAGTTGGTGTTACTGACCCCAGTGTTACAGTTGGTGTTACTGACCCCAgtgttacagatggtgctggtgtTACTGACCCCAGTGTtacagctggtgctggtgttactAGTTATAGGGATCAAGGTGCTACGTGGCGTCCTAACTACTCGTGA